One Onychostoma macrolepis isolate SWU-2019 chromosome 15, ASM1243209v1, whole genome shotgun sequence DNA segment encodes these proteins:
- the spsb4b gene encoding SPRY domain-containing SOCS box protein 4b has translation MGQRVSGVVKSADEPETSELAYPPVCASLRSRGIPLPARLELLLDMPPAGPEIQLQHAWNPDDRSLNLFIKDDDRLTFHRHPVAQSTDCVRGKVGFTRGLHAWTLRWPVRQRGTHAIVGVATSLAPLRAVGYSALVGSDAESWGWDLGRGRLYYDRKSRTGPAPPYPEFIEDEEDEGTFSVPEEILVVLDMDEGTLGFCADGNYLGVAFRGLKGKRLYPVVSAVWGHCEVTMTYVNGLDPEPLPLMELCRRAARQALGRHRIHHIQSLPLPQTLKNYLQYQ, from the exons ATGGGGCAGAGGGTGTCGGGTGTGGTGAAATCCGCGGATGAGCCGGAGACGAGCGAGCTGGCGTATCCGCCGGTGTGCGCGTCGCTCCGTAGCCGTGGCATCCCGTTACCCGCCCGTCTGGAGCTGCTGTTGGACATGCCGCCGGCGGGACCGGAAATCCAGCTTCAGCACGCCTGGAACCCAGACGACCGCTCGCTCAACCTCTTCATCAAAGATGACGACCGGCTCACGTTCCATCGCCACCCGGTGGCCCAAAGCACGGACTGCGTGCGGGGAAAAGTCGGATTTACCCGTGGTTTGCACGCCTGGACTTTGCGCTGGCCTGTACGGCAGCGCGGCACGCATGCCATAGTCGGGGTCGCGACTTCTTTAGCACCTTTGCGAGCTGTCGGATATTCCGCGCTAGTCGGTAGCGATGCCGAATCCTGGGGTTGGGACTTGGGACGAGGCCGACTTTACTACGACAGGAAGAGCCGGACCGGCCCGGCACCGCCGTACCCGGAGTTTATcgaggatgaggaggatgaaGGGACGTTCTCGGTGCCTGAAGAGATTCTGGTGGTTCTGGACATGGACGAGGGAACGCTGGGATTCTGCGCCGATGGGAACTACCTGGGCGTAGCGTTTCGCGGGCTGAAAGGAAAGAGGCTGTACCCGGTCGTCAGCGCCGTGTGGGGTCACTGCGAGGTCACCATGACATACGTCAATGGATTAGACC CTGAACCTCTGCCGCTGATGGAGCTGTGCAGGAGGGCGGCACGACAGGCTCTGGGACGCCACCGAATCCATCACATCCAGTCTCTGCCACTGCCACAGACGCTGAAGAACTACCTGCAGTACCAAtga